In Osmerus eperlanus chromosome 17, fOsmEpe2.1, whole genome shotgun sequence, a single genomic region encodes these proteins:
- the ccdc146 gene encoding coiled-coil domain-containing protein 146, producing the protein MNQAERKSSPSGGEEGEGLSSEEIPLSAQAPDAALQEEGPSTNISASPAYQCLDELFSLGKISGNMLARLKASYSLLHDTLRSSQESEIQLLQQARCFRAQLELQGQDLERAETFPEVEESEVGRMRQQLLKFHNDLLMAEERDYQMNYQLECCVEEKACLEKEYEAQPKPVELEKRARLLKESSEELRKEVTQRRQEIRSLQEDMQARQRLLQREHRELEDKKEVIDINQAELAQILSVPGQLSKEIERINRKKTEVERRKAALQEQAEELAALRGRTEARSLALEEERREVMRELEGRRTLLEAADREHNMLLKEQDMNKEKEALLMGQRGVQELNLSHISVERKNVHDSLSRKLRERDRQIRGLKKMEQQLKLANDTLAHTQVLYNKTKCERDALPRGDSNLQRRLELHKEVETLKQKLIHQSCAEVEAQLMERCMEQEQALVRETFRCREELHMLGCLAQIKSDEREHKSRELLRAGKRYTRIKQEVMGKSLVIQEHKKQNQEIQARLGVFAKLYDIIKGDRNKCVNLIQMASQRTAEMREKFKILENEMEILRTTVVIKEKLLQKSRLKHIHSRTIRDSLRNDLAQVSWTLQDMSHKRQEQKLDLVELTRIISVHEQNLLQLRKTHDAAVQGRNERGVQLLEREEEMCIFYEKVNVQESLIRDGDVAMQALEEHMRSQQMTISQETRQIHLSRKMLPCKRALAEESTSLQRQLSECKDQMLELEKALEDPGQENRARVLGGKDPSPVEMIKKIEQLEVRLAEQEELLLEKELVYDQVTRLSRRIRAKAENGKQDTLDLAKKVNELQGRVKEVTRQMMAVVSELSMRQASAMSLQQEVREGELRLDSCRRRLAQGLPPSPEMEDQWQRMLRHQQQRHDASQERERLLEEEQRTQLPSGVYTTAEARPNAYIPQGDELPLPRPYGGLAPFKPSEPGANIRHVRKPRLKPIEI; encoded by the exons CTTTTCTCTCTGGGGAAAATCAGTGGGAACATGCTGGCCCGGCTGAAGGCCAGTTACAGCCTGCTCCATGACACTCTCAGGAG ctccCAGGAGTCAGAGATCCAGCTCCTGCAGCAGGCTCGGTGTTTTCGAGCCCAGCTGGAGCTCCAGGGGCAGGACCTGGAGAGGGCGGAGACCTTCCCCGAAGTGGAGGAGTCGGAGGTCGGCCGCATGAGGCAGCAGCTCCTCAAGTTCCACAACGACCTGCTGATGGCCGAGGAGAGGGATTACCAGATGAACTACCAGCtggagtg CTGCGTGGAAGAGAAGGCCTGCCTGGAGAAGGAGTACGAGGCTCAGCCCAAGCCTGTA gagctggagaagagagCCAGgcttctgaaggagagcagtgaggagctgaggaaggaggtgACCCAGCGGAGGCAGGAGATCAGGAGCCTGCAGGAGGACATGCAGGCCAGGCAGAGACTCCTGCAGAGGGAGCACAGGGAGCTGGAGGACAAGAAGGAGGTCATAGACATTAACCAG GCTGAGCTGGCACAGATTCTCTCTGTACCTGGGCAGCTGAgtaaggagatagagagaataaACCGAAAGAAAAC ggaggtggagaggaggaaggcagcGCTGCAGGAGCAGGCGGAGGAGCTGGCGGCGCTGCGGGGCCGTACGGAGGCCAGGAGCctggccctggaggaggagcgcagggaggtgatgagggagctggaggggaggaggaccctGCTGGAAGCCGCTGACAGGGAGCACAACATGCTGCTGAAGGAGCAGGACATGAACAAGGAGAAGGAAGCCCTCCTGATGGGACAGag GGGAGTACAGGAACTGAATCTGAGTCACATCAGCGTGGAGAGGAAGAACGTGCACGACAGCCTCTCCCggaagctgagagagagagaccggcagATCAGGGGCCTGAAGAAGATGGAGCAACAGCTGAAACTGGCCAATGACACGCTGGCGCACACCCAGGTGCTCTACAACAAGACCAAGTGCGAG AGGGACGCCCTCCCCCGAGGGGACAGTAACCTGCAGAGGAGGCTAGAACTGCACAAGGAGGTGGAGACTCTCAAACAAAAGCTGATCCACCAG TCGTGTGCGGAGGTGGAGGCCCAGCTGATGGAGCGCTGCATGGAGCAGGAGCAGGCCCTGGTGAGGGAGACCTTCCGCTGCAGGGAGGAGCTGCACATGCTGGGCTGCCTGGCTCAGATCAAGTCTGACGAGAGGGAACACAAGTCCCGGGAGCTGCTCCGAGCcggg AAAAGGTACACCCgcatcaaacaggaagtgatggggAAGAGTCTGGTGATCCAGGAACACAAGAAACAGAACCAGGAGATACAGGCCAG ACTGGGCGTGTTCGCCAAGCTGTATGACATCATCAAGGGCGACAGGAACAAGTGTGTGAACCTGATCCAGATGGCGTCGCAGAGGACGGCCGAGATGAGGGAGAAGTTCAAGATCCTGGAGAACGAGATGGAGATCCTCAGGACCACAGTCGTCATCAAGGAGAA GCTGCTGCAGAAGTCTCGCCTGAAGCACATCCACAGCCGCACCATCAGAGACAGCCTGAGGAACGACCTGGCCCAGGTGTCCTGGACGCTGCAGGACATGAGTCACAAGAGGCAGGAGCAGAAGCTGGATCTGGTGGAGCTCACGCGCATCATCAGCGTCCACGAGCAGAACCTGCTGCAGCTGCGCAAGACCCACGACGCCGCCGTGCAGGGCCGCAACGAGCG gggcGTGCAGCTTCTGGAGCGCGAGGAGGAGATGTGTATCTTCTACGAGAAGGTGAACGTCCAGGAGAGCCTGATCAGAGATGGGGATGTGGCCATGCAGGCCCTGGAGGAGCACATGCGCTCCCAGCAGATGACCATCAGCCAGGAGACACGGCAGATCCACCTCAGCAGGAAGATGCTGCCCTGCAAGAGAGCCCTGGCGGAGGAGAGCACCTCACTGCAGAGACAG cTGTCAGAGTGTAAGGACCAGAtgctggagctggagaaggctCTAGAAGACCCTGGGCAGGAGAACAGGGCCCGGGTGCTGGGGGGGAAGGACCCGTCGCCTGTGGAAATGATCAAGAAAATAGAACAG ttggAGGTGCGCCTAGCGGAGCAGGAAGAGCTGCTTCTGGAGAAGGAGCTGGTCTATGATCAGGTGACCAGACTCTCCCGGCGAATCAGAGCCAAGGCTGAGAACGGCAAACAGGATACCCTGGACCTGGCTAAGAAG GTGAACGAGCTGCAGGGCCGTGTGAAGGAGGTGACGAGGCAGATGATGGCGGTGGTGTCGGAGCTGTCCATGCGCCAGGCCTCCGCCATGTCCCTGCagcaggaggtgagggagggcgaGCTGCGGCTGGACTCCTGCCGGCGCCGCCTGGCCCAaggcctgcccccctccccggaGATGGAGGACCAGTGGCAGAGGATGCTCCGCCACCAGCAGCAACGCCACGACGCctcgcaggagagagagagg ctgctggaggaggagcagaggacgcAGCTCCCCAGCGGGGTGTACACCACGGCCGAGGCCCGTCCCAACGCCTACATCCCCCAGGGGGACGAGCTCCCGCTGCCCCGCCCCTACGGAGGCCTGGCGCCCTTCAAGCCCTCCGAGCCCGGAGCCAACATCAGACACGTCCGCAAGCCCCGGCTGAAACCCATCGAGatctag